Proteins encoded by one window of Pseudonocardia alni:
- a CDS encoding glycoside hydrolase family 16 protein has product MPEQTEQEPEHDPEAPSRRRWPAVVGIVAGLAVLAGVVTVATDPSLLTGSSTPTPAPSAPATPPGGMHDQERPTEVGELDPASRSDTEAAVRNGWRLTDHDEFDGAALDRTRWSPYTGETTGGNGRHLAENISVRNGELVLTSRGRTSAGLAWRGGQQYGRWEIRAKTNPAVGYGDVALLWPDAEDWPEGGELNFMEIPKPQRDETHTIVHYGEDNSQVGKTVRGDFTQWHTYAVEWLPDRVVFYIDGAEVFRTTDPEQIPPRSMHLAMQQDIGPYGDDWIPAPDATTPDSLDFQVDWVRIYAP; this is encoded by the coding sequence GTGCCGGAACAGACGGAGCAGGAGCCCGAGCACGATCCCGAGGCACCGTCGCGACGCCGCTGGCCCGCCGTCGTCGGCATCGTGGCGGGTCTGGCCGTGCTGGCCGGTGTCGTCACCGTGGCCACCGACCCGTCGCTGCTCACCGGCTCGTCGACCCCGACGCCCGCACCGTCGGCCCCGGCGACGCCGCCGGGCGGGATGCACGACCAGGAACGCCCGACCGAGGTCGGCGAGCTCGACCCCGCGTCACGCTCGGACACCGAGGCGGCGGTGCGCAACGGCTGGCGTCTCACCGACCACGACGAGTTCGACGGCGCCGCGCTCGACCGCACGCGCTGGAGCCCGTACACCGGGGAGACCACCGGCGGCAACGGTCGGCACCTCGCGGAGAACATCTCCGTGCGCAACGGTGAGCTCGTCCTGACCAGCCGGGGGCGCACGTCCGCCGGTCTGGCCTGGCGTGGCGGCCAGCAGTACGGCCGCTGGGAGATCCGGGCGAAGACCAACCCCGCCGTCGGCTACGGCGACGTGGCGCTGCTCTGGCCGGACGCCGAGGACTGGCCCGAGGGCGGCGAGCTCAACTTCATGGAGATCCCGAAGCCGCAGCGCGACGAGACGCACACGATCGTCCACTACGGAGAGGACAACAGCCAGGTCGGCAAGACCGTCCGCGGCGACTTCACGCAGTGGCACACCTACGCCGTCGAGTGGCTGCCCGACCGGGTCGTGTTCTACATCGACGGCGCCGAGGTCTTCCGCACCACCGATCCGGAGCAGATCCCGCCGCGGTCGATGCACCTGGCGATGCAGCAGGACATCGGCCCCTACGGCGACGACTGGATCCCGGCGCCGGACGCGACCACGCCGGACTCGCTCGACTTCCAGGTCGACTGGGTCCGCATCTACGCGCCCTGA
- a CDS encoding lysozyme family protein — protein sequence MRALLIVPVVVALLLGAAGQVLAAPAAEPVTSGVDAARVPEAARPYLDLVTELTSQGCPELPPAWVVAQVQAESGWDPELRTGTAAGLLQVSERTWVAAGGAPWPDAALTEPEGHLRVVVPWLCSTLRAAAGYLATTPKDVPVLDAMLVCHIAGCSRVTGSASGVPTGGEADCSQACASAIRRYLDAVHGFVADYSGTTAVDDRESSPPPPQKAAPAKAPAAKDAASAPAPAWTGGATGCHEPDPVRSGGCLTGATKHGLDAVRAVFGPTIETVGCWDEHLQNPRSDHPKGRACDVFTGKAGAFAKGADLDEGWAIARWLERNAAPLKVEYLIWQGRYWDPSVRTDGSGWGRRYTGGGVYDTSDATGGHYDHVHISFAE from the coding sequence GTGCGAGCGCTGCTGATCGTGCCGGTCGTCGTCGCACTCCTGCTGGGGGCGGCGGGGCAGGTCCTGGCCGCACCGGCCGCGGAACCGGTCACCTCGGGCGTCGACGCGGCTCGCGTGCCGGAGGCGGCGCGGCCGTACCTCGACCTGGTCACGGAGCTGACCTCGCAGGGCTGCCCGGAGCTGCCACCGGCCTGGGTGGTCGCCCAGGTGCAGGCGGAGTCGGGCTGGGATCCGGAGCTGCGTACCGGCACCGCCGCCGGGCTGCTGCAGGTCTCGGAACGGACCTGGGTCGCGGCCGGGGGCGCGCCGTGGCCGGACGCGGCGCTGACCGAGCCGGAGGGGCACCTGCGCGTCGTCGTGCCGTGGCTCTGCTCGACGCTGCGCGCCGCCGCCGGGTACCTGGCGACGACCCCGAAGGACGTGCCGGTGCTCGACGCGATGCTGGTCTGCCACATCGCGGGGTGCAGCCGGGTCACCGGCTCGGCGTCAGGGGTCCCGACGGGCGGGGAGGCGGACTGCTCGCAGGCGTGCGCGTCGGCGATCCGGCGCTACCTCGACGCGGTGCACGGCTTCGTCGCGGACTACTCCGGCACGACGGCCGTCGACGACCGCGAGTCGTCCCCGCCACCGCCGCAGAAGGCCGCCCCGGCGAAGGCACCGGCGGCGAAGGACGCCGCGTCGGCACCGGCACCCGCCTGGACCGGCGGCGCGACGGGCTGCCACGAACCCGATCCGGTGCGCTCCGGCGGCTGCCTGACCGGCGCGACGAAGCACGGTCTCGACGCGGTCCGGGCGGTCTTCGGCCCGACCATCGAGACGGTCGGCTGCTGGGACGAGCACCTGCAGAACCCGCGGTCGGACCATCCGAAGGGCAGGGCCTGCGACGTGTTCACCGGGAAGGCCGGGGCGTTCGCGAAGGGCGCCGACCTCGACGAGGGCTGGGCGATCGCGCGCTGGCTGGAACGCAACGCGGCCCCGCTGAAGGTCGAGTACCTGATCTGGCAGGGCCGCTACTGGGACCCCTCGGTGCGCACCGACGGCTCCGGCTGGGGCCGTCGCTACACCGGCGGCGGGGTCTACGACACCTCCGACGCGACCGGCGGCCACTACGACCATGTCCACATCAGCTTCGCGGAGTGA
- a CDS encoding NCS2 family permease, translating into MIERLFRVSERGSTVSRELRGGLVTFMAMAYIIVLNPLILGSVTPGDPSAKADALGGILPVAQVAAVTALVAGVMTIIFGVVANYPFAIATGLGINTLLAVTIAPLMTWPAAMGLVVINGVIIVILALTGFRTAVFNAVPTELKTAIAVGIGAFIALIGLVDSGFVRRLPDAANTTVPVGLGTGGSIASWPTFVFVVGLIIVGVLVARGVRAGILIGVVVNTIIAIVVEAIVRVGPGGPTNPGGWSLAVPAIPDRIVGLPDLSLVGQVSLGAFTRLDIITVVLLIFTLVLANFFDAMGTLTGLGRQAGLTDSDDKLPDVGKALVVEGAGAVAGGVGSASSNTIFVESAAGIAEGARTGLANVLTGVLFLLAMFFTPLYAIVPVEAAAPALVVVGALMFRQITSVSLDDLRTAIPVFLTITVMPFTYSIANGIGAGFISYVALAAATGRARQVHPLMWVVAVLFVGYFGVGPLRELLG; encoded by the coding sequence GTGATCGAGCGCCTGTTCCGCGTGTCCGAGCGCGGCTCCACCGTCTCCCGCGAGCTGCGCGGGGGTCTCGTCACGTTCATGGCGATGGCCTACATCATCGTCCTGAACCCGCTGATCCTGGGCAGCGTCACGCCGGGCGACCCGTCGGCCAAGGCCGACGCGCTGGGCGGGATCCTCCCGGTCGCGCAGGTCGCCGCGGTGACCGCCCTGGTCGCGGGCGTGATGACCATCATCTTCGGCGTCGTCGCGAACTACCCGTTCGCGATCGCCACCGGCCTGGGGATCAACACCCTGCTGGCGGTGACCATCGCGCCGCTGATGACCTGGCCCGCGGCGATGGGCCTGGTCGTCATCAACGGCGTGATCATCGTGATCCTCGCCCTGACCGGCTTCCGGACGGCGGTGTTCAACGCCGTCCCCACCGAGCTCAAGACGGCGATCGCGGTCGGCATCGGCGCGTTCATCGCGCTGATCGGCCTGGTCGACTCCGGCTTCGTGCGCCGGCTGCCCGACGCGGCCAACACCACGGTCCCGGTCGGACTGGGCACCGGCGGCTCCATCGCCTCCTGGCCGACGTTCGTCTTCGTCGTCGGACTGATCATCGTCGGGGTGCTCGTCGCCCGCGGTGTCCGTGCGGGCATCCTCATCGGCGTCGTGGTGAACACGATCATCGCGATCGTCGTCGAGGCGATCGTCCGGGTCGGCCCGGGCGGCCCGACCAACCCCGGCGGCTGGTCGCTGGCCGTGCCCGCCATCCCGGACCGGATCGTCGGGCTGCCGGACCTGTCGCTGGTCGGGCAGGTCTCGCTCGGGGCGTTCACCCGGCTCGACATCATCACCGTCGTCCTGCTGATCTTCACCCTGGTGCTGGCGAACTTCTTCGACGCGATGGGCACGCTCACCGGCCTCGGCCGCCAGGCGGGCCTGACCGACTCCGACGACAAGCTCCCGGACGTCGGGAAGGCGCTGGTCGTCGAGGGCGCGGGCGCGGTCGCCGGTGGTGTGGGGTCGGCGTCGTCGAACACGATCTTCGTGGAGTCCGCGGCCGGCATCGCCGAGGGCGCACGGACCGGTCTGGCCAACGTGCTGACCGGTGTCCTGTTCCTGCTGGCGATGTTCTTCACGCCGCTGTACGCGATCGTCCCGGTGGAGGCCGCGGCCCCGGCACTGGTCGTCGTCGGCGCGCTGATGTTCCGCCAGATCACCTCGGTCTCGCTCGACGACCTGCGCACCGCGATCCCGGTGTTCCTGACGATCACGGTCATGCCGTTCACCTACTCGATCGCGAACGGCATCGGCGCCGGTTTCATCAGCTACGTCGCGCTCGCCGCGGCCACCGGTCGCGCGCGGCAGGTCCACCCGCTGATGTGGGTCGTGGCGGTGCTGTTCGTGGGGTACTTCGGCGTGGGACCGTTGCGGGAACTGCTCGGCTGA
- a CDS encoding glycoside hydrolase family 16 protein, with translation MTADELEQLLTSLLAKGVTVVLLALGPAGELVGVEPGGSATPSVSSGQDAAGAPRPDLELGADGEVCVGSGGSSGAGAGTGSGGSGSGADSGSGSDSSGGGDRERGPGADGSGADGSAAGSGSTGAGGDPAGGSEDGRDGGSGGSDSSDGSGDSDDRRRAGGSDDSGSSGGSDDGGSGGSSSGNGGSEGTGSGGSGSGGSGSEGSGSDDSSPGDSDAGSDAGSSGSGSGGSGSGGTASGAPDESGATAYGTSDDAAAGLLTGGTDGRTTPAPCPTGSGDAADPAPATGSTPEAGGATTGGATAAEGTTAAAKLGWGRPVRADEFDNGTDGWSIYDGAGHAGNGRRTPDAAAVADGVLTITGDSRGNTAGMAWKEGSQQYGRWEGRVRAPVGDPSYNALLLLWPTAENWPEGGELDFMEMMDPERQKTNAFFHYGADNSQVEGSVEIDATQWHNWALEWTPDRITAYVDGEKWFETTEQKVQPPGPMHLCIQLDWFPKGGSGEETQMQVDWVRQYTLDSGAAGAANGGAADGGSATGSGGTTGSTG, from the coding sequence ATGACCGCCGACGAGCTCGAGCAGCTGCTCACGTCCCTGCTGGCCAAGGGGGTCACGGTCGTCCTCCTGGCGCTGGGCCCTGCCGGGGAGCTGGTGGGGGTGGAACCCGGGGGGTCCGCGACGCCGTCGGTGAGCTCCGGGCAGGACGCCGCCGGTGCGCCGCGTCCGGACCTGGAGCTGGGGGCCGACGGCGAGGTGTGCGTCGGGTCGGGCGGGTCCTCCGGGGCCGGGGCCGGGACGGGCTCCGGCGGGTCCGGATCGGGCGCCGACTCCGGATCGGGCTCCGACAGCTCGGGCGGCGGGGATCGCGAGCGCGGGCCCGGGGCCGACGGGTCCGGGGCCGACGGGTCCGCCGCCGGGTCCGGGTCCACCGGGGCCGGCGGCGACCCGGCCGGCGGGTCGGAGGACGGTCGCGACGGCGGGTCCGGCGGCTCCGACAGCTCCGACGGGTCGGGCGACTCCGACGACCGGCGCCGAGCCGGCGGGTCGGACGACTCCGGGAGCAGCGGCGGATCGGACGACGGCGGCTCCGGGGGAAGCAGCTCCGGGAACGGCGGCTCCGAGGGCACCGGGTCCGGCGGCAGCGGCTCCGGCGGCAGCGGCTCCGAAGGCTCCGGTTCGGACGACAGCAGCCCCGGCGACAGCGACGCGGGCAGCGACGCGGGCAGCAGCGGCTCGGGCAGCGGCGGCTCGGGCAGCGGCGGCACCGCCTCCGGCGCCCCCGACGAGTCCGGTGCCACCGCCTACGGCACCAGCGACGACGCCGCCGCGGGCCTCCTCACCGGCGGCACCGACGGCCGGACCACCCCCGCCCCCTGCCCCACCGGCTCGGGTGACGCGGCCGATCCCGCGCCCGCCACCGGGAGCACCCCGGAGGCGGGCGGTGCGACCACCGGCGGTGCGACAGCGGCCGAGGGCACCACCGCGGCGGCGAAGCTGGGCTGGGGCCGGCCGGTCCGCGCCGACGAGTTCGACAACGGCACGGACGGCTGGAGCATCTACGACGGCGCCGGGCACGCGGGCAACGGCCGTCGCACCCCGGACGCGGCCGCGGTGGCCGACGGCGTCCTGACGATCACCGGCGACAGCCGGGGCAACACCGCGGGCATGGCGTGGAAGGAGGGCTCCCAGCAGTACGGACGCTGGGAGGGGCGGGTGCGCGCGCCGGTCGGGGACCCGTCGTACAACGCCCTGCTGCTGCTCTGGCCCACCGCGGAGAACTGGCCCGAGGGCGGCGAGCTCGACTTCATGGAGATGATGGACCCCGAGCGGCAGAAGACCAACGCGTTCTTCCACTACGGCGCGGACAACTCCCAGGTCGAGGGCTCGGTCGAGATCGACGCGACGCAGTGGCACAACTGGGCCCTGGAGTGGACGCCGGACCGGATCACCGCCTACGTCGACGGCGAGAAGTGGTTCGAGACCACCGAGCAGAAGGTGCAGCCGCCGGGGCCGATGCACCTGTGCATCCAGCTCGACTGGTTCCCCAAGGGCGGGTCGGGGGAGGAGACGCAGATGCAGGTCGACTGGGTCCGCCAGTACACCCTCGACAGCGGCGCCGCCGGCGCAGCGAACGGTGGAGCAGCGGACGGCGGCAGCGCCACCGGCAGCGGGGGGACCACGGGCTCGACCGGCTGA